The Sulfuricella sp. genome contains the following window.
GCATTGCATCACCATGCGGCGGCGCAGACAGGCCATGTGGTTGAACGCCTGAACCCGCCGCACAGCAAGCTTTAAGCCCAGGCTTCGGACCTTGGCGTGAAACTCGCGAAGCGAGCCTTCGTTAGGTCGTGCTCCCGGTTTGCTGGAAAGCGCCCGCAAAGCAGGTCAGGAAACGTTCCAGCTTCTTTTCTGGCAGGTGGTTGATCCCGGCCGCCCCCTTGCGCCCGCCGCCGCTCTCGAACTGGCGGCACAGCTCGTCCGCACCGGTCGGCTTGACGCGCGGTGCGCGCACGCTGACCAGATAGCCGCCGCCGGCTTTTTGTGTCAGCACTGCATGGGCGAAGGCGGGTTCGTCCTGCGCCAGCAGGTTGCCGAATACCCCGCTGACGCGCCGCGCCCAAGGCTGGCCGGGGAGCAGGTAGACGCTGCCGGACGGGTAGTCCCGCTCTGGCTGGAGCGCGCGGGCCAGCTTCATGTCCGCCGTATAGCCCTGTTTCAGGGTGGCAAAGATGGTTTCCCCGGCGATGAAAGAGAAAGGGTCTGCATAGGCGTGCAGGCGGCGGTACAGTTCGGCGGGGTGAAAAAAGAGATCGTCAACGCTTTCGCCATAGGCATTGTAGTTGAGGTATTCGCCCAGTTCGCGTAGCGCGGTCAGTTGATCTTCGGACAGGTTCAGGGGTGCGGCGGCAAGCCGGGCGCTGTCCGGCAGGCCGTCGCCGAACGCTGCGGCCACCGCCCAGGCGCGGAAGCGGCCCGCCAGCATGGCATCCACCAGCAGGCTGGTGCAGGTAGCGGGGGAGGGATCGATTGTCGCGCGTAGCGCAGGGTGCGCCGGAATCTCGCCGGCAAAGTGGTGATCAAGGTAAACCACTTCAACACCATGATCAAGCAGGGATTTCAGCGCCGCACGGTTTTTGTCGAGCGAAATATCGAGTGCGGTGACCCGGTCGCCCGCCTGTGCATGAACCTGTTTCAACAGGTCGATATCACGCTTTATCCCGGTAATGAGCAGGCTGTCGCAAGGCTCGGCCAGACGCAGCTGATGCAGCGCGCAGATGCCGTCGGCATCGCCATTGAAGACGTCGTAATGGGTCATGGGCTGATATGATACACATTTTTGGCGGGGGTTCTGCGATGGAGGGGCATGGTCTGGATAGCTTGCGCGACGAGTTGCGGAAATTTGCCGCTGCGCGCGACTGGGAACAGTTTCACACCCCGAAGAATCTCGCCATGGCCCTGATTGTCGAGGCGGCGGAACTGGTCGAGCCGTTCCAGTGGCTGACGCCCGAACAGAGCCAGGAACTTTCGCCGGAAAAGCTGGAAGCCGTGCGCCAGGAATGTGCCGACATCCTGATTTACCTCACCCGCTTTGCCGACATGCTGGGCATCGACCTGCTCGATGCCGCGCGCGACAAGCTGGTGATCAATGCCGCCAAGTATCCGGCGCCGAAATGAGCTGAAAAGCGATTAACCACGGAGAACACGGAGCAAAACCGAATTGCATGGCGTTGGCTCTATCCGCTAGGTTAATCCCTGTATGGCCCTAATGGCCTTTCTCCGTGCTCTCCGTGTTCTCCGTGGTTAAAATACCTTTTTTAGAGAGAATTAAATAATCCATGAGCTATTTCGAAAAACACGTATTTTTCTGCACCAACCAGCGCGAGGACGGCCAGTCGTGCTGCGCCAACCATGATGCCCAGGCAATGCGCGACCATGCCAAGGGGCGGATCAAGAAACTGGATATGAACGGCCCGGGCAAGGTGCGCATCAACAGCGCCGGCTGCCTCGACCGCTGCGGTGAGGGGCCGGTGCTGGTGGTGTACCCGGAAGCGGTGTGGTACACCTACGTCGACCAGTCGGACATCGATGAAATCGTCGACAGCCATCTGGTCGGCAACCAGGTGGTGGAACGGCTCAAGATCTGAAGTAGCCATCGGCTTCTTGAACTTGCACGTTATCATGATAAACTAAGTCCATTAAACTAAGTTAAACTGGATTGCCATGCAAACAGTCAATATCCACGAAGCCAAAACCCAGCTTTCGCGCCTGGTCGAGCAGGCGGTAGAGGGGGATTCCTTCATCATCGCCAAGGCCGGAAAACCACTGGTCAAGGTGACCCGGCTGGATGCGCCTTCAGCCGGACAAGTCCGCAGGCTGGGCTTCATGGCGGGCCAGATCAGGGTGCCTGATGATTTTGACCGCATGGGCAGCGGAGAAATCGAGCGGCTCTTCGGAGGGGAAGAATGAAGCTGTTGCTGGATACCCACTTGCTGCTATGGGCGGCCGGTTCGCCCGAGCAGTTGCCTGCAGCGGCGCGCCCCCTGCTGGAAGACCCGCAGAATGAATTGCTCTTCAGCGCGGCCAGCCTTTGGGAAATTGCCATCAAACGCGGCCTTGGGCGCTCCGATTTTCAGGTGGATGCAAGGGTGCTGCGCCGGGGGCTGCTGGACAATGGCTATCAGGAATTGGCCATCGGCAGCGAGCACGCCGTTTCCATTGATAGTTTGCCGCCACTCCATAAAGACCCGTTCGACCGGATGCTGGTTGCGCAAGCAACCGTCGAAGGCATTACATTGCTGACGGCGGATACCTGGGTGGCGCAATACCCGGGTCCGATACGGCAGGTCTGATTCTGAATCCGCTGATTTCAACGGGAAGAAAGGCGTTGTCGCCAGTGCTTTCCGCAACGGGCCTTTTCAAGCGCTATGGCGCCAGCGAAGTGGTCGCGGGCCTCGATCTGGCGCTGGCGCCGGGCGAGTGCTTCGGCCTGCTCGGCCCCAACGGCGCGGGCAAGACCACCACGCTGCGGCTGCTGCTGGGCCTGACCCGGCCGGATGGCGGCACGATTTCGCTGCTGGGTCTGCCGGTGCCCGAGAAAGCGCGCGAAGCGCGGCTCAAGGTCGGGGTGGTGCCGCAGGTGGATAGTCTCGACCCGGATTTCACGGTGACCGAAAACCTGCTGGTTTATGGCCGGTACTTCGGCCTCAAGGATCACGAGATCCGGGCGCGCATTCCGGCCCTGCTTGAATTCGCCGAACTGGAGAGCAAGGCGGAGGCCAGCATCGAATCTCTCTCCGGCGGCATGAAGCGGCGCCTGACCCTGGCGCGCGCGCTGGTCAACGATCCCGACGTGATCTTTCTCGACGAGCCCACCACTGGCCTCGACCCGCAGGCACGCCATATGATGTGGCAGCGCCTGAGAAGATTGCTGAGCGAAGGCAAAACCATCCTGCTCACCACCCATTTCATGGAAGAAGCCGAGCGCCTGTGCGACCGCCTGCTGATCATGGACAAGGGCGTGGCGGTCACCACCGGCGCGCCACGCGACCTGATCGCGGAGCATATCGAGCCGCATGTGGTGGAAATCTACGGCGATGAAGGGACGTCGCACTGCGCCGGCTTCTGCCAGCGCCAGGAGCAGGTGGGAGAAACCCTGTTTTGCTACGCCGCCGACCCGCATGAACTGCTGGCCCAGTTGCAGCAGCAGTGCGAATTGCGCTATCTGCATCGCCCGTCCAACTTGGAGGACGTATTTCTGAAACTGACCGGCCGGGAGTTGCGGGAGTGACCAGCAAAACCGACTACCGGCTGCCCAACTTGAGCTGGCGCTTCATTTCCGTGTGGCGGCGCAATTTCCTGGTATGGCGCAAGCTGGCGATTCCCTCCATCCTGGGCAATCTCGCCGACCCGGCGTTCTACATGCTGGGTCTGGGCTACGGCCTGGGCAGCCTGCTGCCGCAGGTGGCCGGTGTTCCCTACATGACTTTTCTCGCCGCCGGCACGCTGTGCTACAGCACCATGAACAGTGCCACCTTCGAAAGCCTGTATTCCGCCTTTTCGCGCATGCACGTGCAGAAAACCTGGGACGCGATGCTCAACGCGCCGCTGGAGCTGGACGACGTGATGCTCGGCGAACTGGTGTGGGCGACGAGCAAGAGCGTGCTTTCCGGCGTGGCGATCCTGGTCATCATCCTGGCGCTGGGCCTGGCGGATTCCTGGCTGCTGCTGTGGACCCTGCCGCTCCTGGTGCTGATCGGCTTCTGTTTCACCGGGCTGGCGCTGGTGATGAACGCGCTTTCGCCCAATTACGATTTCTTCATGTATTACTTCACCCTGGCAATCACGCCCATGGTGCTGCTGTGCGGCGTGTTCTACCCGGTCGAGCAGCTGCCGGCCTTCCTGCAGACCGCCGCGAACTGGCTGCCGCTAACCCATGCCATCGCGCTGGCGCGGCCGCTGGTGCAAGGGGAATGGCCGCAGCAGGTGCTTGTTCATGCCGGCGTATTGCTGGCCTATGGGAGCGGCGGTTTTTATCTGGCATTGGTGCTGGTGCGGCGCAGGCTATTAAAATAGCCTGCTGAAATTATTACGCTTCGATTTTTCAGTCTGGCCCCCCAGGTTCTTCGGGCGCCGCAAAATTAGCCGCCAGCTTCATGCATCTGTTAAGATACCGCCCTGCGGCATTTGTCTCCAGTCCTTGCGCCGCGGCCCTTCCGGCTCATCAAACCCCCCATTCGTCCTAAGACTGGCGCCCAAAGCGGCGACAGGCCGATATTATTTTCAGGAATTCCATGTCTTTTTCTTCCCTCGGCCTGTCCGATGAAATCGTTCGTGCCGTCACCGAGCACGGCTACACCGTTCCCACCCCGATCCAGTTGCAGGCGATTCCCACCGTATTGATGGGTGGCGACCTGATGGGTGGCGCGCAGACCGGCACCGGCAAGACCGCCGGCTTTACCTTGCCGATTCTGCATCGCCTTTCGGTTGGCGGCGACAAGACACCACCCGGCGGCCATGCCCATATCCGGGCGCTGATGCTCACCCCGACGCGCGAACTTGCCGCGCAGGTGGAGGAAAGCGTGCGCACCTATGGCAAATATTTGAAACTCAAATCCATGGTGATGTTTGGCGGCGTCAATATCAACCCGCAGATTCAGCGCCTGCGCAGCCGCGTCGATATTCTGGTGGCCACGCCGGGCCGCCTGCTCGACCATCTGCAACAGAGAACGGTCGATCTTTCGCATGTCGAGATTCTGGTGCTGGACGAGGCCGACCGCATGCTGGACATGGGTTTCATCCGCGACATCAAGCGCGTGCTCGCGGTGCTGCCCAAGCATCGCCAGAACCTGCTGTTCTCCGCCACCTTCTCCGACGAGATCAAGGCGCTGGCGGACGGCTTGCTCAACAAACCGGTGCTGATCGAAGTGGCGCGCCGCAATGTCACCGCCGACACGGTGGCGCAGAAGGTTTACAAGGTCGACCGCGAAAGAAAGCGCGAGCTGCTCACCCTCCTGATCAAGGAGCACAACTGGCATCAGGTGCTGGTGTTCACGCGCACCAAGCACGGCGCCAACAAGCTGTCCGAGCAACTGACCAAGGAAGGTATCCCGGCTCTTGCCATTCACGGCAACAAGAGCCAGGCGGCGCGCACTCGCGCCCTGTCCGAATTCAAGAGCGGCAGCCTGCAGGTTCTGGTTGCCACCGATATCGCCGCCCGCGGCATCGACATCAGCGAACTGCCGCACGTGGTCAACTTCGAGCTTCCCAATGTGCCGGAAGATTACGTCCACCGCATCGGCCGCACCGGCCGCGCCGGATCGGAAGGTGAAGCCGTTTCGCTGGTGTGCATTGACGAAAAGAAACTGCTGTCGGATATCGAAAGGCTGATCAAGCGCGAGATACCCGAAGTGCTGGTGCCGGGCTTCGAACCCGATCCGTCGATCAAGGCCGAGCCGATCCTGAACGGGCAGAACCGGGGTGGCGGACAGCAACGCACAGGCGGCAGAAGTCAGCCTGGCGCTCGTTCCGGAAACCGCTCAGCAGCGCCATCCGCAGCCAGGCCCAAGGGGCCGGCAGGCAGTGGCGCCGGCAAGCCGCCGCTGCACCGCACCGGTGGGCGTGGCCGCTGATCGCGGCTAGCTCCTCTCCCCTGACAAGGGGAGGCCGGGAGGGGTTAGGGGGGCGAATTGCCCCCCTTTTTTTTACGCCGCGCAAACCAGAGCGAATAAACCAGCGCATTCAGGATCACCACGCCCAGCCCCAGAGCAAACTGCAACTCGCGCGTCAGACCGGCCGGGTAAATCAGGGGAAGGAGATAGTGTTCGATGAAGCCGCTGGCATAGCCCCGGCCGCCGCTTGCCTGCCGCAGCAGGTTTTCCAGCGGCGTGAGCGGACAGATCCAGCCGGTGAATTCGATCAGCGCCCCCCAGAGGGCTGCCGGCAGGTGCAGCCAGACCAGCCAGCGCCATTTGAGGGCAAAAAAGCCGCCCAGCACCACGAACAGGATGAAGGCGAAGTGGAGCAGGACGACCAGATCGGCGGCGATTTCATGCAACATCCCGAGGCGCGCTCCAGAATTTAGAACATGCTAGGCCGAGACGCCCAGTTCCGCATACAGCCGGGCCACCAGCGCCCGCAACTCGCCAACGTCAGCCTCGAGCCTCGTCACCTTGGCTTTCAGCGCAGAAATTTCGCCCAGTGAAATATCATTTGCCATGCCTGGCCCGGATGGCGTCGCCTGCGCGGACTCAGTGAGGGCCGGTTCCCCGCTCAACAGGTGCGCCCAGCGGTTCTCGCGCGCGCCGGGCTGGCGCGGCAATTCCACCACCAGCGCCCCTGCTTGCCGTTCGGCCAGTTCATGCAGAAACGCTTCGACCGCCGAGATGTCGGAAAATTTATGCAGCCGCTCGCTATTGAGGCGCAGTTCGCCCGCCGTTTGCGGGCCGCGCAGCATCAGCGTGACCAGCAGGGCCACCGACTGCGATGGCACCTGCAATACCCGCTCGATATTGTGGGCATAGCGCTGCACCCGCCCGCCGCTCGACTCCACCACCAGCGTCAGCGCCCTGAGGCTGTCGATCGCTATCAGCACGTCCGCTTCGCTGGCCTCGATCACCGGGTCGCGGCTGGTTTTCTGGTTGCAGCCTGAGATCATCGCATTCAGCGTCAGGGGATAAGTGTCCGGCACGGTATGCTGCTTCTCGGCGAGCACGCCAAGAACGCGCGTTTCAAGCAGGGAAAGGATGGGCAGGCTGGAGCTGGTCATGATTGGCGTTTCACAAAAGGATTATTATGCACGCCGACCGTTGTCGTGAATATGAATCATCGCGAGTTATACTCTCGGCATAGACGTTAGCGCGTAGTCAGCAACATTCAGAAATCACGAGCATGGACCCATTACTGCGTCACCGTATCCCCGAACCCGAGCTGATGAATGACCCTATGCAGGCACGCGCCTATGCCGAGGCGGATTTTTCCGAGCCTCATCAGGCATTCGTCACCCATTTCCAGCGGCTGTTTCCTGATTTCTCCCCGTCACAGGCCATCGACCTGGGATGCGGTCCGGCGGACGTGACCCTGCGTTTTGCACGGGCATTTCCGGAATCCATCATTCTCGGCGTCGATGGCGCAAGCGCGATGCTTGCGTTGGGGCGCCAGGCCGTGGAGGCAGAGGGGCTTGCCCGACGCCTGAGACTGCAACAATCTTATCTGCCCGATACATTATTGCCGGCCAGCAACTTCGATGCTGTCATCAGCAACAGCCTGCTCCATCATCTCGACGATCCTGCCGTGCTGTGGCAGACTGTCCGGCACGTTGCCAGGCCCGGCGCGGCAGTACTGGTCATGGACCTGAAACGGCCGGCAAGCATTCAGGAAGCTCGGGGCCTGGCTATCCACTACGCAGCGGATGCGCCGCCCATATTGCAACATGATTTTTACCACTCGCTGCTTGCCGCCTATCGTCCCGACGAAGTGCGCCTGCAACTGGATGGGGCAGGACTATCGCAGCTGCGGGTCGAAGCTGTGAGCGATCGCCATGTGCTGATTTGGGGAATAATGGATGTTTGAAAACCCGGCGCCGGATGAAACCCGCGCCCTGCTGAAAAAAGTCCGCACCATTGCGGTGGTTGGCCTGTCTCCCCAGGCGGCTCGTCCCAGCTATTTTGTGTCCAGGGCGATGCAGGGCTTCGGCTACCGCATCATTCCGGTGCGCCCGGCAGTAAGCGAAGTGCTGGGAGAGAAAGCTTATGCCACTCTGGCCGACGTGCCCGAGCAAATCGACCTGGTGGACGTGTTCCGGGCGGCGGAGCATGTGGATGCCATCGTGGATGAATGTCTGCGCCTGAACATTCCTGCCATCTGGATCCAGGAAGGCATCGTCAACGAAGCCGCGGCGCAGAAGGCTCGTAATGCGGGCATGAGTGTGGTCATGGACCGCTGCATTTACAAGGATTACGTGGAGCTGTTTGCCTGACATGATGCTCAAATTCACCAAAATGCACGGACTGGGCAACGATTTTGTCGTCATTGACGCCATTTCGCAGCCTGTTTCCCTGAGCTCCGAGCAATTCCGCTTTCTTGCCGATCGCCATTTCGGCATCGGCTGCGAC
Protein-coding sequences here:
- a CDS encoding YceH family protein; this encodes MTSSSLPILSLLETRVLGVLAEKQHTVPDTYPLTLNAMISGCNQKTSRDPVIEASEADVLIAIDSLRALTLVVESSGGRVQRYAHNIERVLQVPSQSVALLVTLMLRGPQTAGELRLNSERLHKFSDISAVEAFLHELAERQAGALVVELPRQPGARENRWAHLLSGEPALTESAQATPSGPGMANDISLGEISALKAKVTRLEADVGELRALVARLYAELGVSA
- a CDS encoding nucleotide pyrophosphohydrolase → MIHIFGGGSAMEGHGLDSLRDELRKFAAARDWEQFHTPKNLAMALIVEAAELVEPFQWLTPEQSQELSPEKLEAVRQECADILIYLTRFADMLGIDLLDAARDKLVINAAKYPAPK
- a CDS encoding type II toxin-antitoxin system prevent-host-death family antitoxin, which gives rise to MQTVNIHEAKTQLSRLVEQAVEGDSFIIAKAGKPLVKVTRLDAPSAGQVRRLGFMAGQIRVPDDFDRMGSGEIERLFGGEE
- a CDS encoding DUF2784 domain-containing protein, with amino-acid sequence MLHEIAADLVVLLHFAFILFVVLGGFFALKWRWLVWLHLPAALWGALIEFTGWICPLTPLENLLRQASGGRGYASGFIEHYLLPLIYPAGLTRELQFALGLGVVILNALVYSLWFARRKKKGGNSPP
- a CDS encoding ATP-binding cassette domain-containing protein, giving the protein MLSATGLFKRYGASEVVAGLDLALAPGECFGLLGPNGAGKTTTLRLLLGLTRPDGGTISLLGLPVPEKAREARLKVGVVPQVDSLDPDFTVTENLLVYGRYFGLKDHEIRARIPALLEFAELESKAEASIESLSGGMKRRLTLARALVNDPDVIFLDEPTTGLDPQARHMMWQRLRRLLSEGKTILLTTHFMEEAERLCDRLLIMDKGVAVTTGAPRDLIAEHIEPHVVEIYGDEGTSHCAGFCQRQEQVGETLFCYAADPHELLAQLQQQCELRYLHRPSNLEDVFLKLTGRELRE
- a CDS encoding class I SAM-dependent methyltransferase, yielding MDPLLRHRIPEPELMNDPMQARAYAEADFSEPHQAFVTHFQRLFPDFSPSQAIDLGCGPADVTLRFARAFPESIILGVDGASAMLALGRQAVEAEGLARRLRLQQSYLPDTLLPASNFDAVISNSLLHHLDDPAVLWQTVRHVARPGAAVLVMDLKRPASIQEARGLAIHYAADAPPILQHDFYHSLLAAYRPDEVRLQLDGAGLSQLRVEAVSDRHVLIWGIMDV
- a CDS encoding CoA-binding protein, producing the protein MFENPAPDETRALLKKVRTIAVVGLSPQAARPSYFVSRAMQGFGYRIIPVRPAVSEVLGEKAYATLADVPEQIDLVDVFRAAEHVDAIVDECLRLNIPAIWIQEGIVNEAAAQKARNAGMSVVMDRCIYKDYVELFA
- a CDS encoding ABC transporter permease; the encoded protein is MTSKTDYRLPNLSWRFISVWRRNFLVWRKLAIPSILGNLADPAFYMLGLGYGLGSLLPQVAGVPYMTFLAAGTLCYSTMNSATFESLYSAFSRMHVQKTWDAMLNAPLELDDVMLGELVWATSKSVLSGVAILVIILALGLADSWLLLWTLPLLVLIGFCFTGLALVMNALSPNYDFFMYYFTLAITPMVLLCGVFYPVEQLPAFLQTAANWLPLTHAIALARPLVQGEWPQQVLVHAGVLLAYGSGGFYLALVLVRRRLLK
- a CDS encoding DHH family phosphoesterase; its protein translation is MTHYDVFNGDADGICALHQLRLAEPCDSLLITGIKRDIDLLKQVHAQAGDRVTALDISLDKNRAALKSLLDHGVEVVYLDHHFAGEIPAHPALRATIDPSPATCTSLLVDAMLAGRFRAWAVAAAFGDGLPDSARLAAAPLNLSEDQLTALRELGEYLNYNAYGESVDDLFFHPAELYRRLHAYADPFSFIAGETIFATLKQGYTADMKLARALQPERDYPSGSVYLLPGQPWARRVSGVFGNLLAQDEPAFAHAVLTQKAGGGYLVSVRAPRVKPTGADELCRQFESGGGRKGAAGINHLPEKKLERFLTCFAGAFQQTGSTT
- a CDS encoding type II toxin-antitoxin system VapC family toxin, encoding MKLLLDTHLLLWAAGSPEQLPAAARPLLEDPQNELLFSAASLWEIAIKRGLGRSDFQVDARVLRRGLLDNGYQELAIGSEHAVSIDSLPPLHKDPFDRMLVAQATVEGITLLTADTWVAQYPGPIRQV
- a CDS encoding (2Fe-2S) ferredoxin domain-containing protein, translated to MSYFEKHVFFCTNQREDGQSCCANHDAQAMRDHAKGRIKKLDMNGPGKVRINSAGCLDRCGEGPVLVVYPEAVWYTYVDQSDIDEIVDSHLVGNQVVERLKI
- a CDS encoding DEAD/DEAH box helicase, producing the protein MSFSSLGLSDEIVRAVTEHGYTVPTPIQLQAIPTVLMGGDLMGGAQTGTGKTAGFTLPILHRLSVGGDKTPPGGHAHIRALMLTPTRELAAQVEESVRTYGKYLKLKSMVMFGGVNINPQIQRLRSRVDILVATPGRLLDHLQQRTVDLSHVEILVLDEADRMLDMGFIRDIKRVLAVLPKHRQNLLFSATFSDEIKALADGLLNKPVLIEVARRNVTADTVAQKVYKVDRERKRELLTLLIKEHNWHQVLVFTRTKHGANKLSEQLTKEGIPALAIHGNKSQAARTRALSEFKSGSLQVLVATDIAARGIDISELPHVVNFELPNVPEDYVHRIGRTGRAGSEGEAVSLVCIDEKKLLSDIERLIKREIPEVLVPGFEPDPSIKAEPILNGQNRGGGQQRTGGRSQPGARSGNRSAAPSAARPKGPAGSGAGKPPLHRTGGRGR